CTTTTGTGAAAGCCCCCATCGATCTGCCCAATAAATTCCTTGCCCTACCCCTAAGACCAGGGCAATAGTAGGAATTACAAAGAAGATGACAGCCCAGATGACCTTTTGATATCCTATTGTTTCAAGCCTTACTTTTTGTCCTATTCGGGCTCCGATAGAATTATCTACCTCTAATAATACTATATCCCCTGACCGCTCAACTTCCTCCGGGCAGAATTCAGTATGCACCTCCAGTTCAGTCCGAAGAATGGCTTTATTCCCTTTTATTGAAGTAACAATTCCTTGTTCCATAATCTTTTCTCTTTTTACAGCATAACT
The bacterium DNA segment above includes these coding regions:
- a CDS encoding SoxR reducing system RseC family protein, giving the protein SYAVKREKIMEQGIVTSIKGNKAILRTELEVHTEFCPEEVERSGDIVLLEVDNSIGARIGQKVRLETIGYQKVIWAVIFFVIPTIALVLGVGQGIYWADRWGLSQKVGELSGITFGFILVGIIYLVAGLYKQQLRRKGKSISRIIEIINE